From Salvia splendens isolate huo1 chromosome 16, SspV2, whole genome shotgun sequence, a single genomic window includes:
- the LOC121770341 gene encoding uncharacterized protein LOC121770341 produces the protein MSESENSFFKNYTKPRPNLVQFINFFNCVVGDQRNANSRLNYLDYSTIPDLSSQLPIEKHASTIYIDSIFKHVQQEISMVCEIVSITVEDNIKMHKVKDQYGRTWDVKYDCKQDTFDYLDEKQEVKKKFFSNFYRLVQKSEGSMDHLSLFCAGLDDLEEHIFGNLPDVNPPNVVSTKGSASDRVSKRESAIKKANKPLRRCGKCHEMGRHDSRNCGRVNEKTD, from the exons ATGTCTGAATCAGAGAATAGCTTTTTTAAAAACTACACCAAGCCTCGTCCAAATCTTGTACAGTTCATCAATTTCTTTAACTGTGTTGTGGGAGATCAAAGGAATGCCAATTCACGattgaactacttggattacTCAACTATTCCTGATTTGTCATCCCAATTGCCTATTGAGAAGCATGCATCTACAATCTACATTGATTCTATTTTCAAACATGTACAACAGGAAATAAGTATGGTATGTGAGATTGTTTCTATAACTGTTGAGGATAACATCAAGATGCATAAGGTCAAGGACCAATATGGTAGAACATGGGATGTTAAGTATGATTGTAAGCAAGACACATTCGACT ATTTGGATGAAAAACAGGAAGTTAAGAAAAAGTTTTTCTCCAACTTTTATCGATTAGTCCAAAAGTCTGAGGGGAGTATGGATCATCTGTCTTTGTTTTGTGCTGGTCTTGATGATTTGGAAGAgcatatatttggaaatt TACCTGATGTAAATCCTCCAAACGTTGTTAGTACCAAAGGATCAGCTAGTGACAGGGTATCAAAGAGGGAGAGTGCAATAAAGAAAGCAAATAAGCCTCTACGACGGTGTGGTAAATGTCATGAGATGGGTCgtcatgattcaagaaattgtggTAGAGTCAATGAGAAGACAGATTGA